TTGCAAATGGGAGCTGTAGGCGCCCGCCAGACCGGTGGCGGGTTTGGTGGCTCGATTGTCTGCCTCGTCAAGGAAGATCTCGTCGATCGCTGGTGTGAGGACATGACCACCCGCTTCCCCGAAACCACTGTGCTTGCGATCAGCTGAGCATTGCGCTCATCATTCAACGAAAAAGGGGCCTTCAGGCCCCTTTTGCTTGTTCTCTTTACCTGCCATTGATCCGTTAGCTCAGGCCTGAAGCTGAACATCGGCCAACTGCTTGACCACCACTTGCATCCGCGCGTGGGCGTCCTTGCGAGCGCTCTGGTTCTGGGCTTCGATCTCGCGGGCCTTCTCTTCGGTGTCCTTCAGCTTGGCCGCCATGCGTTCCAAGAGCTGCAATTCCTCTTCGAAGGCACCTTGGCTTTCCTTGGCTTCCAGATAGCTGTCGGCGCTGGCATTCGAGGTGATCTCGCGCAATTCGCGGCTGATCTCACGGCGTTTCTCTGAAGAAGCACGGGCATCGCGAATGGACTTGAGCGCCGAGAGCTGCAACACCGCCTGCTTCATCTGCGGCATGTCGACGAGCAGCGTGTCAATGACATCCGACAGGGCAATCTTCGTGGTTTCCTGAATCTGTCGGATCTGCGGCAGGTTCTGGGCCGCATTGGTGTAGGCCATATGCAGACGCACGACCCGCGTCAGGAAGCTGTGCACGTTGGCCCGGAAGTCGCGATACTGGTTGACGACAACGGCATCCCGGCTCTCACGTGCCTCTTCAAGGCGTACATTGGCCTCATCGACCAGACGAAGCCCTGCCTGCTCACCGGCGGCGATATAGACTTTCAAGTCTTTGAGATTGTTCGCCGTAGCCTCATAATTCATGTCGAGCTTCGTGTTGGCCTTCACCAGCTTTTCACGATGGGTCATGATCTGCTTTTCGATCTCGTCGAAATGCTTGATGATGCCATCCTTGCGATGCTTGAAATAGAGAAAGGCCGACATCTGCCGGGCGATCCATGGGCCGATCAGCGGGATCTGGTTGATGGTGTAGGCAAGGGTAGACCCGCCCGACTTCAGCTCATCACGCATCTCGCGGATCTTGGCTTCTTCCATGCCGCGCGACAAGGCAATCAGCAGGTCGCCGCCCACGTCGGCATCTTCGGTGCTCATGTCCCGCAAAAGCTGATCAAGAACCGAGGAGACCTCCAGCTGCGGCTTGGAGCCATAACTCAGCAACAGGTTGGAATCGGTTGCGTCAACTGCAGCAGACAGCTCCTTGACTCGCGCCCAGTCCTCCGCGCTGAAGTCATCCTGTTTGAAGACGCTCATCTCCTGCGGTACCTCGACCGGGACAAGCTCTGTGCCCGGCTTGGCCATTGGGTCCGGATCGGTGCTCGCTTGTGTCGTCGTCTGTGTATCCTGTGACATCAATGTTCCCCTCAAAATGCCATGACGAACAAGGATCGGCTCGCTGTCATGCCCTGATAAACAAAAGGTTTTGCCTGCGGCTATTTGAAATTTAACTGCCGAACGCCGTGGCCCTAGACAGAGTCTCGGGGTCGAGCAGCTTTATGATTCTTTCCATGACAGAGGCGTTTGGCATGGGCATGACCGAAGTCACCGTTGGTGCAAGACCCTTGATCGCGACGGCATCCGTATCGGTCACGCGATCCTTGAGGCCCGAACGAAAGCCATGCTCAGACCAGGCAATCGACTGGATTTCCTCGTCCAGCAGGGCCTTGGCAAAGCGCTTGCCCTTGTCATTCAGAGTAATGACCGGGTGGGAGGCCCAGAAGGTTGGCAGCGGGTAGAGTGTCACGACCTCCTTCTCGATCAGGTCTCGATAGCGCTCGTTGGCGATGTAGAACTCGATCAGCTGGTTCTCGTAGCCCACGATGATCGGCTTGGCCCCGATGCCCGTGTCGAGATATTTGCGGAAAATGTCGCCCGACGAGCTTTCCATGTAACCCATCTGCTTGAAGAAGCTCTGGATCGCCTTGGCGTTGCTGTCCACGTCGGCAATTGTCGACACCTTGCCACCGGCGAGCATATTGGCCAGCAGTCCGGAGAACATGTTGCCCGAGTTGGATTTGGTCGGGTCGGTCGACTGGATCGTGGCATTGCCCCACAGCTCATCGACGCCCAGCGACTTCCAGTCGGACCCGGCCTGGATCAGCTCGATCAGTTTTTGCGTGTCGATGGTGTAATGGGTGCCACCGGATGATTTGACGAGGCCGCTCTTCTCAAACGCATCCGCAATGGGGCGCCAGGTGTAGAAGACGATGGGAGAGTTAAAGACCAGATCATCGCCCGCCGGTTGGCCATAGCGATGCTGATAGAGCTCCATCGCGATTTCATTGGACGGCCACAGGGCATCGATATCCGCTTCGGGCTTGTTGGTCACCATTTCAATAGAGCCTGCCTTGCGGCCATCCATGGTGATCCCGTACTTGTCTTTCAGGATCTTGACGACTTTCGGGTTCTTGATGAATTCGGACTTCTCGCCTCCCACCAGAAACTTCACCGTGATCGCGTCAGGGCCCTTCGTCCGTGTGAAACTGTCAAGCCCGATCCGGTCCAGCGCGATGACGCCGCCGACGATGACCAGAAGAAGGACGATCCCGATTACAACTCTGTTCATGATGCAAAAACCCTGATCCTGTCTTGCGTAAAAGCGAGGCGGCCCCCCGGTGAAAAGGACGGGATAGCCTCACATCTCTTGTGTCTTGCCCAATATCCTGACCTGCCAAACCGCTAAAGGCGCTTTCGGCGGGTCAGCTCTTCTCGGCCTCTGCTGGCTGGAGCGTCATGGTTTCAAGACCATGCTCGAGACGAAGGGAGCTTTCCAGATTGCGTCCCGCCTGTTCAAGTGCACTCACATCGTTGGCCAGCATGGCGTTATATTGGGCCCGAAAGGCCTTTTCGATCGAGGCAAACCGCTTCCGGGCCATCTCAACCTGTTCGAGCTTCTTGTCATCGGGCAGGCGGCTCGAGGCGAGCTGGGCATAGCCCTCGATCAGACTGACCGCATCTGCCGAATGGAAATCCAGAAAAGCCCGTGCCCGTGGAATGTCGCCCGGATCCTTGTCGAGATTGGCGTAGATATCCCGAAAGATGTCCTCGATGCTGCGCAGCACGTGTTGGGCGGGATCGGCCTTCGGTATTTGCCGGACGGACACTTCGAGGCGGGCGATCTGTTCCTTGCCCTTGGCGTCAGCAGCTTTCAGGTCCGCTCGTGTCACGCCGGGGGCAACGAAGACCTCACTGTCCTCCTGAGCGCGCGGTATGATGACATGCAGGATGCCGAAGACGAGCACCGCAACGCCGAGCACGATCAGCTCATGCAACTGGGTGGCAAAATAGAGCCCGAGCGCAGTGACCGCAGCTCCGATCACGGCAATCATCATCCGGGTATTGTTAAGGGTCGAGGCCACCATCAGTTTGCATAGCCTCGTGCCTGACGGAAGGCATCAACCAGCCCCTTGCGGCCATCAAAGACCCGCGCGGCTGTCGCCTCGGCGATCTGCTTGACCTGATCTTCTGACGCATCCCCGAAAAGGATCGAGAAGACCGGCACATTCTTCGCTGGCGAGGGGTCGAGACGCGGAGCAATATCCCGGAACTCGCCATCCGAGACACCGTCGGTCAACAGAAGAACCATCTGGCTGTGGGTCTGTTTGTTGCCCGATTTGGCAAGGGCATCAAGGCCACTGGCCACGGCCGCATAGATATTGGTGCCGCCATCGGGTCCGATCCGGCGAATATAATCATAGAGCCCGGCCAATTCATCCTTGGAGGCTCCTGTCGCGGTGACAACATTTCCTGCCTGAGAGTTGAAGGGGATGACGTGGAAAATATCTCCCGAAGTGGTTTCAAGAAAGAAACTCCGCGCCTTGTCATCAATCAGAAGATTGCCAAGGGACTCCACCATCTGCTCGTTGCCCTCGCCCTGCATACTGCCCGAATAGTCCAACAGAAAGGCAATCTCGGAAGGGCGGCGGCTGGCGCCCTGATACTGACGCAAGGCCGCTTCGATCACGGTCTGGCTGGGCAGGTTTAGGGCCGTGATGGAGCGGTTGAGATCGATGCACCAGTCGGGCTTGAAGACATCGGCGCTGAGGGTGCTGGAAGACAGACCAAGCGGTCCCACACGGCGCCCGGAGGCAGCAAGCTGGGCCTGCACCTCGTCCGAGAGAAGATGTTCCTGCAGCTTGAGGAAAAAGGCTTCTATGGCTTTGTTCTCATCGCCGTCACCCTTGTCGATATAGGCAAGGGGTGAATCCGCAATGGCTATCCCGTCCACCGGATAGATGGCACAGAGTGGCTCGGCTCCCCGGCGCTCGAGCTCCTGATTGACCTCGATGCCGACAGCCTCATAATTGAACATCGCTTCCATGGAATCGGGATGATCAAGATAGAGATCCCCGAGCCAACCTGAGGAGCCCGAGGTGCGATCCACTCTTTTGAGGAGGCGCTCCACCCGCTCCTGCACCTGCTTGTCTTCGATGTCGTTGAGCGTCAGCACATTCGGTCGACCGGCTGCGGCCGAGAGCATGGCGAAATAGCTCATCGCGCCGGAGTTGGATTGGGTCGCCGAGGTCATCCCGAAGGTGAGACCTCCTTCCGTCGCCGCAACGATGTCTTCAAGACTGGTGTCCGCCCCGATCCAGCCGAGGCTCTCTGCCTTTGATTTCTTGACCCAGAAGACAACCGGCGAGCGCATGATCGATTGCTCATGCTTGACGACCCGTTGGGTGTCGCCAAGCTCGAGCCACAGCGAGGCAGCGGGCCAAACAATGTCGGCCTCTGCCTCGGTGCCATTTCGAATGTCGAGCATGATGTCGACAGAGCCGCGGCCCTTGATATGAATGTCGACGCCCTGTTCCTTGGCGAACTCTTCCACGATGGGATAGAGCGACTTGTTTTCTGAACCGGATAGCAGGGTGATGGACTGTTTGGGGTCGCCATCACATCCCGCAAGACCAACCGCACCCACGAGCGCAAGTGCGGCAAAAAAGAATTTCAAGTTCATAGGCCTGGCCATTTCTTCAACAAAAGCTGGCTTATCTATAAACGTGCTATTTTTGGTTACTGTGACAGTTTATGACGTTTCGTCGATTTTTTCGGACAAATATAGAGGATTGGCAGTTTTCTGCCAATCCTAGGGAGGAAAAATTGCGAATGCAAGGCAAATTGTGGTGCAGGAAGAGGGATCAATCGTGGGAATGGGAATGTTCGTGACCATGGCAATGATCATGGCCGTGTCCGTGATCATGACTGTGCCCATGCTCGTGATTATGACCGTGACCATGCCCTTCGGAGCAGGGTTGCGACGGCAGGTTTTGTCCTTTGGCAAGATATTCCTCGATCGCGCGTACGGGATCGCTTTCGTCCGTCAGGCTGGCAATGATGCCTCTGCGTGCCATGTTGCGGGCAAAGCCTGCGCCGAAAGAATTCGAGATCAACACATCAACCGTGTCAAGCGGATGGGAAGCATCGGCTCCCCCAAGCTCGTGGATGGCCATTTCCTTGGGAAGGTCAAACCGTTCCACTTCGACGGGGGACTTGCCTGCTTCGACAAGATAGACAAGAAAGCGTCTGGCGCGTCCGGCGTGATTGGTCACGTTGCGGAAATTCTGGGATGTCACGGCGATTCTGATCGCAGTGGGCATGGCATGGCTCCGTGGTGAGGCCGCAGGCTCCTCGCGATGAAAGGCCGGGGGAGGGCGACACTTAGCTGGTCTCTCTCCTCTGAAATAGGGTTCGTAAGGGGCGAAGGCAAGATGGCTCTGTGACGCGGGAAGGACAGGCGGAGCGGAATACCTCCGCCTCAGGTGGTCTCGGTCTCGATGCTCAGGCCCTCCAGTTCCTTGGCATAGTCGACAAGGGCCACGTTTCCCTTGGGCGTGATCTGATAGATGCCGGTCGAGACACGCTCGAACCAGCCATAGTGATCATCGGCTAGAATGGGCCTCGCCCGATCCACCCCGGTCATTCGCGCCACAATTGCCGCCTTGGTCGGCCCGTTCTGGGAAAGAAGCTTGAGGCACTTCAAAGCATCCTGACGATAGGAGGTGATGAGGCCGCGCCGCGTGGCCCCGCCGCTGTTTGGGTCACCAACCCGGCGGGCAAATTCCCTGAGCAGTCGAGCCTTGCGTGGCTTCACCTTTCGCGGCTTGTAGGGCGCGGGGTCGAGATGAACCGTCACGAACTCGTCTTTCATGCGCACGGTGATCAGCCCCATGCCGAGGCGCCGGCAAAGAGAGCGGTTGTTCTTGAGGGAGCGTTGAAAGGCGGCTCCCTTTCCTTCCGGCACGGCGATATAGACCGCATCGGTCATCGATTGGCGCTCGATCGCCTGATGAAAGAGGGTGAGGGAAAAGCCGACCTTGAGCTCGACAACGACGGGCTCCTCATCCCCCCGGCAGGCCACCAGATCGGCCGCACCAATCTCGCCCTTGACCTCGTAGCCTTGCGCTTCGAGATAGGACTTTATGGGAGGATAAAGCTCGGTTTCCTGCATGATGTCGTCTGTTGTCTTGCCTCAGGCTGCCCAGGACCATACCGAGACCATAAGAGAGCAAAGAGGTTAACAGAATGATGCCCCCTCAGTGCCCTATAGTGCCCGGGTGCATGATCTGCCCGACGCTCAACCGACCAGAAACGGCACAGGAAGCCCGAAAGTTTCGGCCAGCAGAACGAAATTGAGGGTGAGCACAGCCATCGCGCCAACAAGGGCGAGGGTACGAATCACCGGCCCGGTCGCATAGGGACCCATAATGTCCCGCCGCGAAGTGAAAATGATCAG
This DNA window, taken from uncultured Cohaesibacter sp., encodes the following:
- a CDS encoding toxic anion resistance protein: MSQDTQTTTQASTDPDPMAKPGTELVPVEVPQEMSVFKQDDFSAEDWARVKELSAAVDATDSNLLLSYGSKPQLEVSSVLDQLLRDMSTEDADVGGDLLIALSRGMEEAKIREMRDELKSGGSTLAYTINQIPLIGPWIARQMSAFLYFKHRKDGIIKHFDEIEKQIMTHREKLVKANTKLDMNYEATANNLKDLKVYIAAGEQAGLRLVDEANVRLEEARESRDAVVVNQYRDFRANVHSFLTRVVRLHMAYTNAAQNLPQIRQIQETTKIALSDVIDTLLVDMPQMKQAVLQLSALKSIRDARASSEKRREISRELREITSNASADSYLEAKESQGAFEEELQLLERMAAKLKDTEEKAREIEAQNQSARKDAHARMQVVVKQLADVQLQA
- a CDS encoding 5-bromo-4-chloroindolyl phosphate hydrolysis family protein; its protein translation is MVASTLNNTRMMIAVIGAAVTALGLYFATQLHELIVLGVAVLVFGILHVIIPRAQEDSEVFVAPGVTRADLKAADAKGKEQIARLEVSVRQIPKADPAQHVLRSIEDIFRDIYANLDKDPGDIPRARAFLDFHSADAVSLIEGYAQLASSRLPDDKKLEQVEMARKRFASIEKAFRAQYNAMLANDVSALEQAGRNLESSLRLEHGLETMTLQPAEAEKS
- a CDS encoding VWA domain-containing protein: MNLKFFFAALALVGAVGLAGCDGDPKQSITLLSGSENKSLYPIVEEFAKEQGVDIHIKGRGSVDIMLDIRNGTEAEADIVWPAASLWLELGDTQRVVKHEQSIMRSPVVFWVKKSKAESLGWIGADTSLEDIVAATEGGLTFGMTSATQSNSGAMSYFAMLSAAAGRPNVLTLNDIEDKQVQERVERLLKRVDRTSGSSGWLGDLYLDHPDSMEAMFNYEAVGIEVNQELERRGAEPLCAIYPVDGIAIADSPLAYIDKGDGDENKAIEAFFLKLQEHLLSDEVQAQLAASGRRVGPLGLSSSTLSADVFKPDWCIDLNRSITALNLPSQTVIEAALRQYQGASRRPSEIAFLLDYSGSMQGEGNEQMVESLGNLLIDDKARSFFLETTSGDIFHVIPFNSQAGNVVTATGASKDELAGLYDYIRRIGPDGGTNIYAAVASGLDALAKSGNKQTHSQMVLLLTDGVSDGEFRDIAPRLDPSPAKNVPVFSILFGDASEDQVKQIAEATAARVFDGRKGLVDAFRQARGYAN
- a CDS encoding NifB/NifX family molybdenum-iron cluster-binding protein; amino-acid sequence: MPTAIRIAVTSQNFRNVTNHAGRARRFLVYLVEAGKSPVEVERFDLPKEMAIHELGGADASHPLDTVDVLISNSFGAGFARNMARRGIIASLTDESDPVRAIEEYLAKGQNLPSQPCSEGHGHGHNHEHGHSHDHGHGHDHCHGHEHSHSHD
- a CDS encoding DUF2161 family putative PD-(D/E)XK-type phosphodiesterase is translated as MQETELYPPIKSYLEAQGYEVKGEIGAADLVACRGDEEPVVVELKVGFSLTLFHQAIERQSMTDAVYIAVPEGKGAAFQRSLKNNRSLCRRLGMGLITVRMKDEFVTVHLDPAPYKPRKVKPRKARLLREFARRVGDPNSGGATRRGLITSYRQDALKCLKLLSQNGPTKAAIVARMTGVDRARPILADDHYGWFERVSTGIYQITPKGNVALVDYAKELEGLSIETETT